The Planctomycetota bacterium genome window below encodes:
- a CDS encoding PD40 domain-containing protein, with protein MIEKYWKADSKLRDKIKSEIEKFSKLIKEASTDKNPELNMRANRIRQSLYSLCHPKIAFDSNRDGNSDIYTMDADGKNQTRLTDSPKNDISPRWSPDGKKIAFVSERDGNSEIYVMDADGKNQTRLTNNPKSDSSPDWSPIFLPELSALFAEEEKK; from the coding sequence ATGATTGAAAAGTATTGGAAAGCGGATTCTAAACTCCGGGACAAGATAAAATCAGAGATAGAAAAATTCTCCAAGCTTATTAAAGAAGCCTCAACCGATAAAAACCCGGAATTAAATATGCGTGCTAATAGAATACGCCAGTCCCTTTATTCTCTCTGCCATCCAAAGATTGCCTTTGACTCAAATCGGGATGGCAATTCTGATATTTATACGATGGACGCAGATGGCAAGAATCAGACCAGATTGACGGACAGCCCTAAAAACGATATATCTCCTCGTTGGAGCCCGGATGGCAAGAAGATTGCCTTTGTATCAGAGCGGGATGGTAATAGTGAAATTTATGTGATGGATGCCGACGGCAAAAACCAGACAAGATTGACAAATAATCCTAAAAGCGACAGTTCTCCCGACTGGAGTCCGATATTCTTACCAGAACTTTCCGCCCTGTTTGCGGAAGAGGAAAAGAAATGA
- a CDS encoding aspartate carbamoyltransferase catalytic subunit: protein MTKAHKEKQGFEWKHKHLLGLEHLTAEEITYILDTAASFKEVSTRNIKKVPALRGKVVVNMFVEASTRTKISFSLAAKRLSADIVDFSPSTSSLSKGETLKDTAKNIEAMGVDIVIIRHTAPGTPHLLSRIIDASIVNAGDGAHEHPTQGLLDIFTMREKKKQIKGLKVAVVGDIQHSRVARSNIWGLTKLGAEVIAVGPATLIPKELTKLGVKICYDIDEIIDELDVINILRIQMERQKSNLFPSIREYSRLFGINSERMKHAKKDVLIMHPGPINRGVEITPEVADGAHSVILRQVTNGLAVRMAVLYLVSSFRDKMMGIKTPTEE, encoded by the coding sequence ATGACAAAAGCCCATAAAGAAAAGCAGGGTTTTGAATGGAAGCACAAGCATCTTCTGGGCTTAGAACACCTGACCGCGGAAGAGATTACTTACATACTCGATACCGCCGCCTCTTTCAAGGAAGTTTCCACCCGCAATATCAAGAAAGTTCCGGCATTGCGCGGCAAGGTCGTGGTCAATATGTTTGTCGAGGCGAGCACGCGGACTAAAATCTCCTTCTCGCTTGCCGCCAAGCGCCTGAGCGCGGATATCGTGGATTTCTCCCCATCCACCAGCAGCCTTTCCAAAGGCGAGACGCTCAAGGACACCGCCAAGAACATAGAAGCCATGGGAGTGGATATCGTAATTATACGCCATACGGCGCCGGGAACGCCGCATCTTCTTTCGCGCATCATAGACGCCAGCATCGTCAATGCCGGAGACGGCGCGCACGAACACCCGACACAAGGCTTGCTTGACATCTTCACGATGCGTGAGAAAAAGAAACAGATTAAAGGATTGAAGGTCGCCGTAGTCGGCGATATCCAGCACAGCCGGGTGGCGCGCTCCAATATCTGGGGACTGACCAAACTGGGCGCCGAGGTTATCGCGGTCGGGCCAGCAACCTTAATTCCCAAGGAACTGACCAAGCTGGGCGTAAAGATATGCTATGATATCGATGAAATCATTGATGAACTGGATGTGATAAATATTTTAAGAATCCAGATGGAACGGCAGAAATCCAACCTCTTCCCGTCCATCCGCGAATACTCCCGGCTTTTCGGGATAAATTCCGAGCGCATGAAACACGCCAAGAAGGATGTCCTGATTATGCATCCGGGCCCGATTAACCGCGGGGTGGAAATAACCCCGGAAGTGGCGGATGGAGCGCATTCGGTAATCCTCCGTCAGGTAACCAACGGATTGGCGGTCAGGATGGCGGTCCTGTATCTGGTTTCATCTTTTAGGGATAAAATGATGGGGATAAAAACCCCGACGGAAGAATAA
- the pyrR gene encoding bifunctional pyr operon transcriptional regulator/uracil phosphoribosyltransferase PyrR: MKKAKLVFTANEVTKAIKELAKSIAANKSDLKSLALIGIYTRGLTLAKRLQEELESSTKKKTPLGALDITLYRDDLATVGPAPIVKATDINFNLTDKVVILVDDVLYTGRTVRAALNELSDFGRPKCIRLAVLIDRGHRELPIAADYAGKTIATKDNEIVEVRFEETDGFDEVRLK; encoded by the coding sequence ATGAAAAAGGCTAAATTGGTTTTCACGGCCAATGAAGTCACCAAGGCCATTAAAGAACTCGCCAAGAGTATTGCCGCCAACAAGTCGGATTTGAAATCGCTCGCCCTTATCGGTATTTATACGCGAGGGCTTACCTTAGCCAAACGCCTTCAGGAAGAGCTTGAATCATCCACCAAAAAGAAAACCCCGCTAGGCGCCTTGGATATCACCCTTTACCGCGACGACCTGGCAACCGTCGGCCCCGCCCCTATCGTCAAGGCAACCGATATCAATTTCAACCTTACCGATAAAGTCGTCATCCTGGTTGACGACGTTTTATATACCGGCCGGACCGTCCGCGCGGCTTTAAATGAGCTTTCGGATTTCGGACGCCCGAAATGCATCCGATTAGCCGTTTTGATTGACCGCGGGCACAGGGAACTCCCGATTGCCGCGGATTATGCCGGCAAGACAATAGCGACCAAAGACAACGAAATCGTAGAAGTCAGATTCGAAGAAACCGACGGATTTGACGAGGTGAGGCTGAAATGA
- a CDS encoding fibronectin type III domain-containing protein, whose product MKLIVHCSLPPIWANLAFGGFIASILVFAGCEGASREEVIAGGSGTPKPPSNLRTTAILPTQISLAWDDNSTNETGFKLERKKSTEEAYSLIKTLPENTLAGSDTGLLPAALYSYRVKAYNSAGDSAASAEIPVLTPWQIDSIDTVNSTGRYSSIALDSVNDIHISYFNETLGDLKYATNSSGVWSAITLEGINTVGSFTSIAVDENNKTHISYRNADAGTLKYATNATNAWITSVIDNSADVGEYTSIATDANSKVYISYYDITHTSLMYATNVSGTWVTATIDNSGDVGKYTSIAVDSVFGVHISYFDETNTALKYAYNVTGTWNTVFVTDAAEPVNEGSYTSIGVTSAGKIFISYFDDTNNSLKCATNKLGNWDVFTIDSNVDAGGYNSLKLSEDGIAYIAYYDMTNLDLRYATFYITSEFVNITTYPAVDSSGDVGQYCSIAIDSDKGIYISYYDLTNGDLKCAIGR is encoded by the coding sequence ATGAAACTAATTGTTCATTGCTCATTGCCGCCCATATGGGCGAACCTCGCCTTTGGCGGGTTCATTGCATCAATATTGGTGTTTGCCGGCTGTGAGGGGGCGAGCCGGGAAGAAGTTATTGCCGGGGGAAGCGGCACTCCCAAGCCGCCTTCCAACCTCAGAACCACTGCCATTCTTCCCACCCAGATAAGCCTTGCCTGGGATGATAATTCCACCAATGAAACCGGATTCAAATTAGAGCGTAAAAAGTCGACAGAAGAAGCGTATTCCCTGATTAAAACCCTTCCGGAAAATACGCTTGCCGGTTCTGATACAGGGCTTTTACCTGCGGCTTTGTATTCTTACCGCGTTAAAGCGTATAATAGCGCTGGAGACAGTGCTGCTTCCGCTGAAATACCGGTGCTTACACCGTGGCAGATTGATTCGATTGATACGGTTAATTCCACAGGCAGATACAGTTCTATCGCGCTTGATTCTGTTAATGACATACATATTAGTTATTTTAACGAGACGTTAGGCGACTTGAAATACGCCACTAATTCAAGCGGTGTCTGGAGTGCTATTACGCTTGAAGGGATTAATACGGTCGGTTCATTTACCTCCATCGCGGTCGATGAGAATAATAAGACGCATATCAGCTACCGCAATGCCGATGCCGGAACCCTTAAATACGCCACCAATGCCACTAACGCATGGATTACTTCGGTAATTGATAACAGCGCGGATGTGGGTGAATATACCTCTATCGCTACGGATGCCAACAGCAAGGTGTATATAAGTTATTACGATATTACCCATACCTCGCTTATGTATGCGACCAACGTTTCCGGCACATGGGTAACCGCCACCATTGATAATAGCGGCGATGTCGGCAAATACACTTCTATCGCGGTTGATTCGGTTTTCGGAGTTCACATCAGCTATTTTGATGAGACCAATACCGCGCTCAAGTATGCCTATAACGTAACAGGCACATGGAATACGGTTTTTGTAACGGACGCCGCTGAACCGGTTAACGAGGGCAGCTATACTTCCATAGGCGTAACTTCTGCCGGTAAGATTTTTATCAGTTATTTTGATGATACCAATAATTCACTCAAGTGCGCCACCAATAAGTTAGGCAATTGGGATGTTTTTACCATCGATTCAAACGTTGATGCGGGTGGATATAATTCGCTAAAGTTAAGTGAAGATGGTATTGCTTATATTGCCTATTATGATATGACAAATCTTGATTTGCGCTATGCTACTTTTTATATCACTTCAGAATTTGTCAACATCACCACGTATCCTGCGGTGGATAGCTCCGGGGATGTCGGGCAGTATTGTTCCATAGCGATAGACTCGGATAAAGGGATTTATATCAGCTATTACGACCTGACCAATGGCGACCTCAAATGCGCCATCGGGAGATAA
- the dacB gene encoding D-alanyl-D-alanine carboxypeptidase/D-alanyl-D-alanine-endopeptidase: MYNQITQAPEIKKALPSLFGRQASILKIIPLLVLLCTLLVFITVSARDNNTSSAANPISIQNSHNYLPPELKPVPYPEETIDAAACREMGEKISRLVSKYHLSKAKIGIKAVSLNDNKVICDKNSGTPLMPASNLKVFTTGAALCLLGPDFKYETTLYRQGPVIDGALKGNLIVKSNGNPNISGRFYNGNSTAVFEEWVKILKKLGINRVEGNIIIDDTAFDREYLVCSWPENQLSAWYCAPVGGVSFNDNCIDITVYYNDKKDEVSYRLEPNTDYVTIINDCSSTTRSSNHAVSLRRKESTNTIVISGRFYIHAEPYKESITIENPPLYFGTVLKETFSRKKSIPVLGEIKLTDKTYNRKSDHLTELASSKTDLLTTITVTNKNSQNFYAEQILKTLGSYFRSSGSFKGGAAQIEKFLLGQKIVTSTKTYEQVDGSGLSRGNKITPDAMVKLLRYIASQKYGKDFIETLPANGDDGSLKNRINGKGLAKTVWAKTGYISGVSALSGYITNHKNYAFSIIINNFSDLSNARKFQDEVVKLLLKD, translated from the coding sequence ATGTATAACCAAATCACCCAAGCTCCTGAAATAAAAAAGGCCTTACCCAGTCTCTTTGGCAGACAGGCATCAATCCTAAAAATAATTCCTCTCCTGGTCTTACTATGCACTCTTTTGGTATTCATCACGGTTTCCGCAAGGGATAACAATACTAGTTCTGCCGCTAACCCCATCAGCATACAAAACAGCCATAATTACCTCCCTCCTGAATTAAAACCCGTTCCGTACCCTGAAGAAACAATCGATGCCGCCGCCTGCCGCGAAATGGGGGAAAAGATTTCACGCCTTGTAAGTAAATACCACCTCTCCAAGGCAAAAATAGGAATCAAGGCGGTTTCGCTTAATGATAATAAGGTAATCTGTGATAAAAACTCCGGCACCCCACTCATGCCGGCCTCTAACCTTAAGGTGTTTACCACCGGCGCGGCTTTATGCCTTTTAGGTCCTGATTTTAAATACGAAACCACCCTTTACCGCCAGGGGCCGGTTATAGACGGTGCGCTCAAAGGGAACTTGATAGTCAAAAGCAACGGCAACCCGAATATTTCCGGCAGGTTCTATAACGGCAATTCCACGGCGGTCTTTGAGGAATGGGTAAAGATACTGAAAAAACTGGGAATCAACCGGGTAGAAGGAAATATCATCATTGACGACACTGCCTTTGACCGCGAATACCTGGTATGCTCCTGGCCGGAAAACCAGCTTTCCGCCTGGTATTGCGCACCGGTTGGCGGGGTTTCCTTTAACGACAACTGCATCGATATCACGGTTTATTATAATGATAAAAAAGATGAGGTATCCTACCGCCTTGAGCCAAATACCGATTATGTAACAATAATTAATGACTGTAGTTCAACGACGCGCAGTTCCAACCACGCAGTCAGTCTGCGCCGGAAAGAAAGTACAAACACCATCGTTATCAGCGGTAGATTTTATATCCATGCCGAGCCGTATAAGGAATCAATCACCATAGAAAACCCGCCGCTTTATTTCGGGACGGTCTTAAAGGAAACTTTTTCCCGTAAAAAATCCATCCCTGTCCTTGGCGAAATCAAGTTAACGGATAAAACCTATAACCGGAAATCAGATCACCTGACAGAGTTGGCATCATCCAAGACGGATTTATTAACCACCATAACGGTCACCAATAAAAACAGCCAAAATTTTTACGCCGAACAGATACTGAAAACACTCGGCTCTTATTTCAGAAGCTCCGGCTCATTTAAAGGCGGCGCGGCACAGATAGAAAAATTCCTTCTGGGGCAGAAAATCGTAACAAGCACGAAAACCTACGAACAGGTGGACGGTTCCGGATTATCAAGAGGCAATAAAATCACGCCGGACGCGATGGTAAAACTCCTGCGCTATATTGCCAGCCAGAAATACGGTAAAGATTTCATAGAAACACTCCCCGCCAACGGGGATGACGGAAGCCTGAAAAACCGCATTAACGGCAAAGGGCTGGCCAAAACCGTCTGGGCAAAAACCGGTTATATCAGCGGAGTCTCCGCCCTTTCAGGTTATATCACTAACCACAAAAACTATGCCTTCTCCATAATAATAAACAACTTCTCCGACCTCTCCAATGCGCGGAAGTTCCAGGATGAAGTGGTGAAACTATTGCTGAAGGATTGA
- a CDS encoding NAD(P)-dependent glycerol-3-phosphate dehydrogenase → MNILVLGDGGWGTAIALLLDKNGHNVTLWSNFPDYARLMAKKRENTKFLPGIKLPSSIKITSNLQLITCNLVVMAIPTQYSRSVLSKLKTKIYNLKSTIPIVSVAKGLEMGTLKRPSEIITEVLGTDKIAVLSGPSHAEEVSRGLPASVVIASKNMELAKMAQSAFMNSHFRPYTHSDITGVELGGAIKNIIAIAAGICDGLKLGDNTKSALLTRGLAEIARLGKAMGAHQNTFFGLSGLGDLITTCVSPHGRNRAVGMQLGQGKTLRQIMASMEMVAEGVWTTKAAIKLSNQYKIEMPITKEVYNILFRRKDPKQAVRDLMGRRAKSETEDLCITKSPKLLK, encoded by the coding sequence ATGAACATATTAGTTTTAGGCGACGGCGGCTGGGGAACGGCGATAGCTCTGCTCCTGGATAAGAACGGGCATAACGTAACGCTCTGGAGCAATTTCCCTGATTACGCCCGCCTTATGGCAAAGAAACGGGAAAACACGAAATTCCTCCCCGGCATCAAACTCCCCTCTTCTATCAAAATAACCTCTAACTTACAACTTATAACCTGTAACCTGGTGGTCATGGCTATTCCCACCCAATACTCGCGCTCGGTTTTATCCAAACTAAAAACTAAAATCTACAATCTAAAATCTACCATCCCCATCGTCTCCGTAGCCAAAGGGTTGGAAATGGGAACGCTTAAACGCCCAAGTGAGATAATAACGGAAGTATTGGGAACGGATAAAATTGCTGTCCTTTCCGGCCCCAGCCACGCGGAAGAAGTCAGCCGCGGCCTCCCGGCAAGCGTGGTCATTGCCTCTAAGAATATGGAACTGGCAAAAATGGCGCAATCCGCATTTATGAACAGCCATTTCCGCCCTTATACCCATTCGGATATTACGGGAGTGGAACTGGGCGGCGCTATAAAGAATATCATCGCCATTGCCGCCGGCATCTGCGACGGGCTGAAGCTGGGCGACAACACCAAATCAGCTCTTTTAACCCGCGGGCTGGCTGAAATCGCACGGCTTGGCAAAGCCATGGGCGCGCATCAAAACACATTCTTCGGCCTTTCCGGGCTGGGCGACCTCATCACCACCTGTGTCTCACCCCACGGCAGGAACCGCGCGGTCGGAATGCAACTCGGGCAGGGCAAAACACTCAGGCAAATCATGGCTTCCATGGAGATGGTTGCGGAAGGCGTCTGGACGACAAAGGCCGCGATAAAATTGTCTAATCAATACAAAATAGAAATGCCGATAACAAAGGAAGTCTATAATATCCTGTTCCGCCGTAAAGACCCGAAACAGGCCGTTCGCGATTTAATGGGACGCCGTGCGAAAAGCGAGACCGAGGACTTATGTATAACCAAATCACCCAAGCTCCTGAAATAA
- the plsY gene encoding glycerol-3-phosphate 1-O-acyltransferase PlsY, which yields METYHIICALAGYLIGSIPFGYIIVKLAKGIDIRTIGSGNIGATNVARVMGWPIGILAFLLDAFKGVGAFVLAFLIMFHLAGDRYSLFEGVISFEVSIQCGFLSVFGHIFPVWFKFKGGKGIATSFGFFIIIMPFLTIISLCIWLLLVIIFRYISLASILSSFLLLINLWLLFTFGETIIQQPILGLPLVRYNYIPILYATSFIVALIIIKHIPNIKRLMAGTEPKVNFRRRKDDKTLNP from the coding sequence ATGGAAACCTACCACATAATTTGCGCTCTTGCCGGATATCTTATTGGCTCTATTCCGTTCGGCTATATTATCGTAAAGCTTGCTAAGGGAATTGATATCCGCACCATCGGCAGCGGCAATATCGGTGCAACGAATGTGGCTCGTGTTATGGGATGGCCAATCGGAATTTTAGCATTCCTATTAGATGCTTTTAAGGGAGTAGGTGCTTTTGTTTTAGCATTTCTCATTATGTTTCACTTAGCCGGAGATAGGTATTCTCTTTTTGAAGGCGTAATATCATTTGAAGTCTCCATACAGTGCGGATTCTTATCTGTTTTTGGGCATATCTTTCCTGTCTGGTTTAAATTCAAAGGAGGAAAAGGCATCGCAACGTCATTTGGCTTTTTCATCATTATTATGCCATTTCTAACAATAATTTCATTATGTATTTGGCTATTATTGGTTATCATTTTTAGATATATTTCCTTGGCATCAATATTATCATCTTTTCTTCTGCTTATTAATTTATGGTTATTATTTACTTTCGGAGAAACAATAATTCAACAACCGATACTCGGACTTCCTTTAGTCCGATATAATTATATTCCGATTTTATATGCGACAAGTTTTATTGTCGCATTGATTATTATCAAACATATCCCTAACATAAAACGATTAATGGCTGGAACAGAACCTAAGGTCAACTTTAGACGGCGAAAAGACGATAAAACATTAAACCCTTAA
- a CDS encoding D-sedoheptulose 7-phosphate isomerase codes for MRKNNLLSLTKESLLEACQSNYMLVDCAPFITRLAELTITALKRGNKIILFGNGGSAADSQHIAAELIGRFTKDKRHPLPAIALTTNTSLITAIANDYGFDSVFSWQIQALAKKGDVAIAISTSGNSPNVLEAVKLCKKLHVKTIGLTGQDGGKLKDIVDFAFCAPSNTTARIQECHITVGHVICGLIEASF; via the coding sequence ATGAGAAAAAATAATCTGCTCTCTCTTACCAAGGAAAGTCTGCTGGAAGCTTGCCAGTCAAATTACATGCTGGTAGATTGCGCGCCGTTTATCACTCGCCTTGCCGAACTGACAATTACTGCCTTAAAAAGGGGGAATAAAATAATACTATTCGGTAACGGCGGTAGCGCCGCCGATTCACAGCATATTGCCGCGGAATTAATCGGGCGCTTCACTAAGGATAAGCGGCATCCCCTGCCGGCTATCGCCTTGACCACCAACACCTCCTTGATTACCGCTATCGCCAACGATTACGGGTTTGATTCTGTTTTCAGCTGGCAGATACAGGCGCTGGCAAAAAAAGGCGACGTCGCGATTGCCATCTCGACCAGCGGGAACTCCCCCAACGTGCTGGAAGCGGTCAAATTATGCAAAAAGCTCCATGTAAAAACAATCGGGCTTACCGGCCAAGACGGGGGAAAACTAAAAGACATAGTTGACTTCGCCTTCTGCGCACCGTCAAACACCACTGCCCGCATACAGGAATGCCATATCACAGTCGGGCACGTGATTTGCGGGTTAATTGAAGCATCATTCTAA